The genomic stretch acaatttagttttttttatatcaatatcctctatatactatattttttttagtattattatttttaaaatatcagcACCGGCTTATTTAAATTTCTGATTCCATCCCTATATATAAGGACAGTGGCGGAGCCGCATGGTCTGCAGGTGGAGCAAATGCCCCATCTCATAATTTCACGTACAATCTATTTTGTTTGATAAATTtgcaaaaaattatttaaatttcttcATAAATGCACCCTCTCGTTTCTTCAAATTTTTCTCATGGATATTTTTACATCTTTTGAGTAGAATTCATAGCTCCGATTATTCTATACACGAATATTATAAGAAATTACATATTGCTCATGGAATAGGAATATGAcactttaaaatataataattttaaaattattatgtaaatattatattattattattattaaaattttattgtaTCTTATCCCACAAATTTCAttttctggatccgccattgatcccaaatattatgttttgttttatatttaattgtaCATCAAAACTTAACGATCAACTGAGTTTTAAGATGACTTAAAATATGTACCAAATCATCTTGTCTAAGACCAAAAGATAACACACTTAAAATGTGTTGGACCAAATGTGATGAAACGATCACATTCACCAAAACGCCCCTTTTTGTCTGCCTCGGAAAATTTTTGATTACTGAACAATATAATATTCACATCTTATTATGACTATAGTACGATAAAATTAGTTTTCATTATTCATAAATTagataatactagtatattacaTCTACCAATCAATTAATGTCTTTTCCTTAATTTATGTTCGTATCGCATATATCAAGatgttaattaaaatttataatcaaTAAAATATAAGAACCGGACAATCTTTCTACCGTGACCAGCGGGCCTATTAAATTAAGAGAACCACCTAATTAAGATCAATCATCATCAATCTTTATAGAATTCGAAACTTTAGTGCGAAGATTTTCGACCCATGGGATGGATTGAATTTTATATCCGGAGGTTCTTATACTAgtacattttattttgttagatttatttataaatttttggtTCATTAAATTCTTGTATCATtgcattttgttttattagatACTTATactaatgcattttaatttatgttttatactttatttttaatttgattggATCTTTATTTAAAGGacttcataatttaattaccttttcttgtgtcattaaaattatatatttttctttgttaCTCAGATTTATTTCAGACTTAATTCAATTGCAATATCGACTCAACAATcattggaaaaataaaaaattaattgatatttctcgttattaatttataaatttagtaTTTTTCCAATGATTATTGAGTTGATATTGCAATTGaattaatacaaaataaattaattaattaacacaataaaaattaattaaattatgtagtcCATTAAATCAAGCAATGaactttttaaattaaaatgcatttgTATAAGGACCTACTGAATCAAAAAAATGTAAAAGGagttaatgaaataaaatggatTAGTATAAGGATCTaatgaaatagtaaaataattatAGGACCTATTGAAATTAAATGTACTAGTATAAGGACCTCCAGATGTGTTTTGCCTATATTTTTGATATATTCAGATAATTAAGCCCTTCTTAGTATGAAGGAATAAAATGATGGAAGGAAATGTGACTCCTAtacttctatttctatttctattcatTTGTTTGACTTAGCTGCTTGGCTAGGTATCAACTAGTCAATAAAGAAAGTATATCTATCATTTACAGGACATCTCGAAAGAGATAAATAAAGAAAGTATATCTATCATTTACCTTTTTAAAAGGTAAATACACATTCTTAAAAATTAGTGAAACAAGTGAAGaagataaattgaaaaatttgatgaagatttgaaaattttgaagaagATATAATACCTTCATAAATATCCTTTTCGAATTGTGATATAtgcaaaactcaatcttattgcAAATAGCAGAACCAAAAATACGCATTTTTAAGTATCAAGGAGGTCATTGTTAGTTTTCTTTTGGTAGGCTATTTTAGAAGAATGACTTAAAATGAGCTAAAAATGAtctcagagcatccacaatggaggcTAGCGGATAGGCTAGCCGATCGCGGGCGCTAGCCGACCGCTAGCCGATCCGCTAGCCTCCATTGTGACAATTTAGGCTAGCCGATCAGCGAGCTCTAGCCGATTCGCGAGCGCTAGCCGATCCGCTAGCCGCCATTGCGGGCtcggaatcggctagccgattttttttaatttatgtaattttttttataatttactttttttaatttaaataaaattattgcattttcccgtatctgtgtcgtaaatttaattccgtgtttgcgtgattgtaatttttaattatgtaattccgtatttcgtgtgtggaagaggagttttttttttaaaaaaattaatgtaaattttttttaattaatgtactttttttaatttttaatattattattaaattttcccatatttgtgtcgtaaatttaattctgtattttgcgtgattgtaatttttaattatgtaattccgTAATTTGTGTGTGGAagaggagttttttttaaattaatgtaattttttttaattaatgtactttttttaaattttaatattatttttgaatttttccgtatctgtgtcgtaaatttaattccgtattttatgtgattgttaattatttgtttttataattttgtttattgtggctaggttatagctgggctattgcttgtccagttgcttgtcttgatgatgtggcagggggAGTTTTTAgggctgctgatgtggcaggaggagtttgtggctaggctatggctgagctattgcttgtccaaaaccactgtggatgctctcaatTCCGGACTCTTTTAACATGACCTAAAAGCTAACTAGTAATAATGACATccataaaagataaataattttttcCCATCAGATTAGCAAATCTCAAGATTTGGCATGTGTTCTGTATAAAGATTCTTCTGGTTTTAATCAAAATCCTACTCTTTCCATTGTTAAGcgattttttataaataaaaagttaaatATGATAACTAGCTAGTTAATTCTCTTGACCTTATTATTTATACTTCTTTTCTTAGAGATACTCCTACAGAAAGACATAaattatttaacaaaaaaataaatagctAATTAAGAATGTCATAAACAAGAGTTAGCAAAATGGAATTTCCCACGTAACAATTCCAATGTTCTAATAAATATCACGTTTCATTCCCACATCTATATCAATCAGACTCATATCTCTCAGTCTCTGGTTCTTTTAGTTACATGATTTGATTTATATACCACCTTATTAACACATGTATACGTATACAATGATTAAACTAAACTATCTATGGAGAGAAATATCAAATATGTATATAGGTAGATTTTGGACTTCAATATCATGGTTTGTTTGTAATAGTATTACATGATTATTCAACGGCTCCCTTTTTCAAAATTACTCAAGTGCCTGGGAATAAAATTTCCTACATATATGATGGTCATTATAGAAAGTTACACGCATGCAAAAGATATATGCAAACAAATTAGTAGCAAAAAGATAAATTGCAAAATACTTTAGTTGGTAAGCAATCTCCCTTGGCCTCATCTTGAAAAGTGGTTGACGAATGTTTTATCAGTTGGGAAAATATTAATTAGCTAGAAAGCATGGACGTTTAACACTTCAAAGATTCATCAAGATTTATTAGactaatatataatattatgaaGTCATgagataaattaattttttcatgcaTGTTATAATATAATTCTCATTTAGTCACTTTCTCCTTAAAGAAAAAGGGTTTTCTTGTGATGATGGTGGTTTTGAACATGCAAACACATCAACCTTTAGAAGCATAAAAAGGAAGAACTATCCATCAATAAAGCATATGGAAAGAAAAGATGGTCTAATATGTCTTTAATTGTGAAACAATGatgccttttttatttttaaatttcaaatctcTAAATTATGACAATGTACCCTTTTAAGTTTTAAACCCTTTTTGTAATCAATAAGAATTACGAAAGTTGAGACGagttttcttgttttctttttcttaataGAAAAACAACCAAGGAAACACCCATGACCCATGTATTGGATGGAGAACAGATTGACTAAACCATaatctaaaaattaatatactaattaatcaatcccaaattcatattttaacaAAGTGGGGATCAAATATGAAGAATACATATCTCAAGAGTCAAAAAAGCAGAAACCCACCAGAGAAGATATACATTCACAAAGCACTAACCAgagaattaaataaagattaGTACAAAAAAGgttcaaaatttatattattaaccAAGTGATATGAGTGCAGTCAAAACAAACAATCCACAGCATTTCCCCTTTTTCCTCCCATCATCCATAAAGTTAGccaactcaaaaaaaaaaaaagaaagccaGCATacaaacaactcaaaaacattCTTTCCTTGCATCAAAGACAGCTGCAGACAAACTAGGTGAATTTTCTCCATCACTTTGCCTTTTGGTAATAACAATACCCTCTTTTCTTTCCATCTTCATAAACATCCATGGACAGTGCTCAGTGGACTCAGGTGCGATGAGTTTTTAcctttttcttcatttcttttcattttttaagtCTTTTTATCTGCTTAATTAGAACTAGCTAGGGTTCATGCATATAGACTGAttgatttttcttgttttaATTTTGTGAGCTTACCTCTTTTTCCTGAGATTAGGTTTCCAAGATCATTCTTGAATTCATCCAAAAATATGGTGCACGTGTAGCAATTGAATAATTTTTGAAGGATCAGGATTTCTCTCTGCATCCTAGTTTTCTACCTAGGACTAGCTATTGCCTTATTTTTGTACTACTAGAATTTTTCAGCAATCCCAAACACATCTGCGAAACCCCTTTTCACCAAATCTCTgaccttttttttttaatttaaggaaTATGGAGTTGCAAGATCCATGGCAGAAGCAGCTCCAAATGGATGCAGTAAGCCGGCAACGGAGAGAAAAGTGAGGCCACAGAAAGACCAAGCCATAAACTGCCCAAGATGCCACTCCACCAACACCAAATTCTGCTACTACAACAACTACAGCCTCACCCAGCCAAGATACTTCTGCAAGACCTGCCGCCGCTACTGGACCGAGGGTGGAACCCTAAGGAACGTTCCGGTGGGCGGTGGCTCTCGAAAGAACAAGAGATCCTCttcatcatcctcctcctcctcctcttcccaCAAGCTCCCTGATCTCAACCCTCCAAGCATTTCCCCATTCTCATCTCAAAACCCTAAAATCCATGATGATCTCAATCTAGGGTTCCAAGCTGATTACAGCCACTTTCTTGACCTCCCCAAGATTGAAGGCACTAGAGACATGTCCACCACCAACACTTCCTCTTCCACCACAActactcctcctcctctctcagCCCTAAATTTCTTCACCAATGGCGTCATTGCAGCTAGAGGCTTGAACTCCCTCTTCCCCATGGCCACAGACGATCAGAACAACGCCATCTTCGCATCCGGTTTCCCCTTCCAAGAGTGCAAGCCGCAGCCCCTCTCATTTGGCGTTGGCAGCGTGCCTCAAGAGAGCGTTAACGGGAGCCTAATGTTCACGTTGGGTGCGACCAGACGAAACTCCAGCGATCAGGATCAGAATCAAGATAAGGGGCACGAGAATTCGAATGGATTCTGGAATGGAATGTTAGGTGGAGGTTCAGCTTGGTGAAGAAAAATAAGTAACAAGAAATTAATAGGCTGCTTTCATcacttctttttctctttttctaaatccatatttatttcttgttttttgtctatctttttcctttctcTTGTGTCATGGTTGCTTAGCTGTTTGGGAGTTGTTCAGAGCTAACATACATAtgcatttctatttttttaatttcacttTTAAGTAGTAATTGAAGCTAACTCGGTAGCTTCCATTGCCTAAAGTGAACTTCTACTACTTTTCATTATCTTACCAAAATTAAAGTTGTTGCTTATTGTGCAACTAGATTTTGCACATTTCATGTCTATGTATAGTACTATTGTGTTATATTACTCTCGTTTTATTTAATCGTCTTAATTAAAGGATTAAATTATTCGAAAAGAGGAGATAATAAAGCGCAACAAATTTTTATCATGAACTTTTGCTTTTACATTCGAATTATAATCTGCATAAATTAAGAATAGCTATATGTATATGATTTTCCACCGTAAAGCTTAAAGTTGCAGGGCGATGATAATAGCAACGGGAGGTATTGCTTTTGGGGATTGTTCCCCATTTCTTATGGCATATTATCATTGTTAGGTTAAAGTGCATCTGAATAATTACCTATCTTTACTTAAAATAAGTTTCCCAGCCGTCAGAGCTCATGATACATAAAGTAAGCACTGtgcaattttattataaacacCTCTAATTAGAGCATTAAAAATTAAGAATGTAAAGTATTTTCAGCATAAatgataaaagtaaaatgaaaaacaTTGGAACCATTTTTACTTGTAAAACATTAAAATGAGATATTCATTCGAAATAAAATACTCATATCTCCAAATATTAGAGGTTGTGGGAACACGTTTTTTATTCTCTCAAGGTTTAACGAAAAGTtgatactactagtatttaattgCCCTCATCCACACcacaccccaccccaccccacccaaAACATATTATGGTAAAAAAGAAGCCTCGATCCCTAGATAGAAGTCTTTAAGGTGCATGTTTTTAATAATAATGGTCACATCTTGAGTGAGATTCTTCCAGCTAAGAAAGCACTTTCAAATAAGAGTaatcaatgaaatattaaaaaacaGAACACTTGCAAATTGCAATGGTCTGTGATTTTGAATTCTTGACAGCCAACATATATTTTCAACTCCCAAATGGAGGGCATTCTAATTTTCTATAGAATTAAAACTGTGAAAATAAGGGGTTTTATCCATAAACCTAGTTAGTCATTTGAAAGTAGACCTAAGAATTATTTTATAGTGCACAAAAGCAAATTTGAATTTACCTGCTTCAACCAAAAATCTCACCTAATCAATTGTTTTGCTGATTAATTACATATAGGTCATAAGTCGTGAGTGTCAATCATAGCAATTGTGTAACGTTCAGACCACAAACAAAAAGTCCGACACAAAAACTATACACTAATTTGGAGCTAGTATTCAAGGGTCCCTCTAAACATTGCCTTAACCTACGTCAGGCGACTTCATTAGTTAACTCTGTCACATGAAAAGTAAACCATATTCAAAGTGTGTCTACAGAGTTGAGAAAAGTATTAACTGTATATGTTTGCAAATGAAGTCCTAGATTCCTAGTTATGGAGATCCAAGACTTCAAAAAATATTGAGCATAAATGTGCTAGTATTGAAGTAGTTCATACTTCATAGTACATGTTTTTCAGCCAATAAGAGCAGTCGAAGATACTAATATCGATTATGAGCCGGAGCAAGATACTGATAACATAACTGATCTTCCAAGTATACAAAATTTCTAGTGTGAATAAACAGCTGGTTTACTATATACTGGTTCTCAGTTTTCAGATTGCCCGTAAAAACAGTAGTGAAATATATATGCtacataaaatatatatgcTACATAGACCAAAACGTATTCATCAGTTCCGGATGCAGATTCTATACACCAAAGATGCATAACCTTCTTTACAGATATTGTGAGGATAAAGCATTCTCCAACTACTAAGTTAAGATGAACTGTTGGAAGAAGAGGCAGTTCACAGATCCCCATTGATTCCGAAGATTCGGACCTTGTGCATATTAGGGAACTTAGCAACAACCAACACAAGTACTGCCAATGTGTTGAAGAGCAGCATTGGGTATTGGTAATCCGTTGTGTGAGAGGCTATCAAGTAGCTGTCAACAGCGCAAGTGAAAAAAGCAACGTGATTAATATGCAGCGAGAAATAAAGAAGAAATATACCAAATTTCTTCCACATTCTCAAAGAGAAAGGACAGGAGGGGAAGCTAACATTATTTCTAATTGACCATTCCCATTATTTCAATTGAGTCTTCCAATAGAGAAAGAAGCATGGTCAGAAAAGTGCCTTGTCATTATGTTGTTTGTTTAAAATTCAAGAGTCATTCAGGAATTCATTTGATGCCCACCTTTCACAGGTCTGCTAGACAAGAACAGTATTTATCCGGAGATAAAACATTAGCAcattgaattttgattttttaattgcAGCACAGGCTCTAAAATTTTATCAATTTCAGGGTGAAGCCACCAAACGTTGTGATACAATAATACCCAGCAATATTCGTTCTGATATACTACCATCTTAAAAGATATAGATATCCAGCATTATTCCCAtataaaaacaacaaaactaAAGGAGGTGAGAGCTTACAGAACCACTGGAACAACTGTGAGGAACTTCCTATTGCGAGTGAGCTGCTTTCCATTGTCAATCTGCTCCCACCATGTCAAGCCATTATAGATTCCCTGATCATCACCAAAAGGGGTCCCTTTTTTCCAGTGGAAGAAGTGGTAAGTTACCTACATATAGGACCAGAATTGTTGTGTCAGAGAGTATCTCCTATTGATCTTCAGTTAGCACAAAAAGTTCAGTTCTAGGCACATCAGGAGCCTATTGATTGTCATCTAAAAACCAACTAAACATCATCTGAAGAACTTAGAACTATATGGTGATCGCACTACAGACACACAAACACACTCGTATTGATTTTTAAAGCTATCAGATTGAATGCACCAAGAGCCCTGTTCAGTAAAGAGAAACCATAGAAGTCTCTAGACTAGCATTTTGAATATTTGATAATAGAGTCCCTTTCCCCAAGTGTTAAAGgtccaaaaatattaaaatatgttcCCCTGCCTACGAGGCAATATGGAAAAGAATTATGTCTACTATCTATACAAGGGTACAAAAACACCACAAATATCAAcagaattttgaaaataatatcaGATGTAATAACCACTACCATATTAGAAGGGACTCTCCACAAACACTTGTACACACCAGTTTCCAGCTCAAGCATCATGTGAGAAACCAGCATAATCAACAGCTACAGATTTACTGAGTCACCTAGTCAGAGTCCAAATTATACTAATAGACCCAAGCCCAGTAAGAAAAACTTGTCAGCAGTTGAGAGATCAAAAAGCAGCCCATTTCATAGTCATATATTCTCAAGTGTAGCCATATTGAAAGAGCCATACAAATCAGAGACCATGTGGAGTTAGAAAATTTACAGAACATAGTATAAAGATCAGTCTAAGAATAATCACACAAACATCTGGCTACAAATGAACCAAAAACTCACATCCTGGCTAGGGTTAATAGCCAAAAGCATTTTTGAGCTGCGACTCTAACATATTCTCAATTTGACAAATCATCCAACTTTAGTCATCTCGGGACCGAATTAAATTGTTAACtgttaaaacaaataaaataaggCAAGCATCAATTTTCCCACACAGGAGAATCAGAGCGACAATTCAGGAGCAGGTAGAGAAGCTAAGCCACAATGAATAGTATATAACCCAAGGGCACAAAACACCCAAATTAAATACGcacaaaaaacaaataaaattagaaaatacagAAAAACAGAGCGGCGATAACATACGAGGAAATGGCAGACATTGACGATCGTCCATGCCATGCCGGGGGTGCAATTGGTGACGGAGAGAACGACAAGCCATGAGAAGAAGAGAATCAATATGTAGGTAGTCCATACGCCAGGATAGGTGAACCACTCGGTGTTCCGGTTGAGATCCGCCGGCGGCGTCATCTGCACGTAGAGTTTTCCCATCATCGCCGATCGCGATTGGATCCGACCCGGATAATCGATGAACGGCGTGGTAGAAGGTGGCGGGACGACTTCGGAGTGATCGATGATGGGAGTAGGCGTGTGGCGTGGTTGTTTTGCTTTTACCGATCGTGTCGTGTGTCTCGTCTCTACTTGAAGATAAAGGCAAAGCCTagccttttcttttcttttcttttcttttcttttctttttaaactaaaatatttataaaaaattgacGGATATAATCAGGCAATCAGCGCCGTCAATTTTTTCTACTACTAAATGTAATTTTCATTGGAGagtaaatccaattaaatacgCCCTAATCCGCCAAACTCAAATACTACTCTAGGAGTGCATTAATGTTATTCAAATGTATGTAGGATAGCAATCTATTATCCATATATCTAAAATGAAATCTCATCGATTTAAACATAGTAGTGTTACTCATTTTCAAAAATTGTTGCTCTGCTAATAAAGATTATATGTGGCCGTATATTTTTGGATGGTCGTGTTACTCATTAGTCATTTGTTAGCTTGATTTTATTCGTTTTcgacatttatttattttgtaacaTCACTTAAGTGTTTACTTTACCCTAAAACTAATTACCAAATCTACTTATTTTCCTACAATACTATTCTGGTATGACTATATGCCCACCATTCGCCGTGGTCGTGGGAAAATATACgtttataagtatatattatCAGGAAAACAATTACACTACTCAATAACTAGCTAATATAGGGGGCTATGTAATTGggctttttttctttattattaaGAATCAGAGGTTTCAGAAATATGTATAAGAGCGGAAGGCTGGTTCTGATAAGTGGGCTTACCTAATCTTTTACTTATATAAGAATTTAATGAATTCAACTTAATGAAAAGCCCACTTCAATTTCATTTCCACaaccttttctttttagtactACTCCCCTATTCCACCATAAAACTTAATAAGAattctatttcacttttatcataaatatagATAGgtcttatattccactaattaaTTTCACTtagtacattttattataaacaaatataaaaaaatagaccTCATATTCcgttaactttttcaactcactattctttacataTTTTAAATTCGTTCCCACGTCAAATGAGAGTCATGGTCGTGGGACGGAAGAGACGGAAGAGAGTAGTTTTTAGTTCATTAGGGAGTGgaatactttttttctttttggtcttTTGGCTCAAAATCAAATGGCATGACAATATTGAGTCAAAGGTACAGAATTGCTTGTGATTTTAATTCTAGGAGTTTGACGGATATTACTAAAAGAGTGAACTTCATGAATTGGTCCTGAATTATATAAtccttgaaaaaaatatatatcacCATTAGTAGGTATAGTTACATGTAGgattttgtttttcaattttttgacTTTTTAAGACAAAAATACCACCAAAAATCTCTTGAGCATATTTAAAACTTGAGTGAACTATAAAAAATCTCCATGGATAATAATGCTTGCACTTTCTCTGCAcctcaaaaaaaataaatatcaataaCAAACTCAGaacaaaaactttattttatttgaaataccTTGAGAACTGTTTTTGGAAGTTTTTTTACTCCACCATTTCTTCATTTTATTTGCTTTAACAGCTATTTTAGTCATTTTTGCCATCATTTTGTAATTATTTCAaatgactctctctctctcttattttaaatAACACTTTTATTTGTAAAATTTAATAGAATGATGCAATTATTTACGTGCtctaaaaatataatactccatgtaattACACTTAGTAGGATTAAACATATAGAAGATGCAGGAAACATAAAGATAAACCAGAGTATTAAACAAATGGAAGATAAGGGAAACGTGGCCATTAATTTGGAAATAGATTTAATTCGAAATTGTATAAACGTAAGtaaaagcaaaataaaataaaaaaataataaacagAATAGGGAAAACAGTTGTAAAATCACATACACATCATGATTTAATTAGTGATTCGTTCTTCTGGAAACTAGGTTATTCTTAGATGATAAGTCGATTTCTTTTTCCAAAATCAGAAATAAAGATTTTTTATCGCTCAATTCTTAGTGATCCAATaaatatatggagtagtattttactaTAACATGTATAAAAATTTGCTAGGCTGCAAATATCATCagatatattatatatatatatatatatatatatatatatatatatatatatatatatatatatatatatatatagggttttgatatatgcaaaactagatttaaataaagaaacgcagaacaatatcataattagggcacttttaggtcataattaggtaatttttaggtcatgctaacaaagcatgacctaaaccgatcttagcatgacattaaacccaaatattataataggacctaaaattgcttaattatgaccttccgtgtttttggttaattattgaccattagatcatctaatcttagggccaagatttgatctgcatttctggatttaaacacatacttattttgataatctccctatatatatatatatatatatatatgatatatataGAACGATCAACGAATAGTATGTAATTAAGGGAGTTAAGTAGCAACAATTAACGTGAACTAAAAACATAAAACTCGacttcaataaaataaatttcacaGGAAATAAAATAGTAAGAAGACAAAGGAGCAGATGACACGCAGTAGTGTTGAAATTGATAAGCCATACAAATCTTAATTATGCATGAGTAATAAGTTAGTATATCGTTCCAATGTAATGGGCAACTTGCCACCACAAGACACATCAAACATTATTTCCTCCCTTAAATCTACTTTTGTAAAATCATTATCCTCctttatatttataatagtatGTTGTGGAAAATGAGCTAACACTTTTTGAACTTCAAATTCACGTTTTAGTTTTTACAAGAGGTGAACTTGACATTTGGATGTTGAAATTAATTAGTCACTGTCGTGATTGAACCAATGTATATATACGATATTATTGTAAATTCTGATACGATAGTAGATCAACATCAATATCTGGATATTTTAACCACCATATTataactttattaaaaaaattgaattttggtCAATCAACATTGGGGTTACGGAGTAGTACATAGGATTAGGTAATAATATTAAAGTTAGGCCTAATTCATTATATACCAATTACTCGTGTCGAAGTGTCAAGCCTAATAAGCTGATTCAGATTTTGTGAAAACTAATTAACAGCTTCATTTTGTACCTAAAATAATGTAGTGTGATTCTGAAAAGAAAATCTTGGTTCGTCAGCCAAGTGATtataataaaatcaatataaaaaaggcGTGTGGAAATATTTATATTGCAACTTATAAGGTAATGACATCTACGTGTAAGGTGGTAAATAACGTCATGCAGCACGATGATGTACTCTTATCAAAGCAACAACCCACAAATTAACAAAGCTACCACTATATGTATTCAAACTAAATCAACAATATCTCAGGATTCTTATTTGAATACTTATATGAATACACTTTAATATgaaatccaattacactaaataTATAATATCTATACTGAaagtataaaatttattatgCAATGAACTTTGATTGATAATTTAATGTATTAATCTTACTATAGTGTTCTTACAATTCAAATACAAGTATTTGTTTTGTGTTACGTGCGTTATCCTCACTTTCTCAGTGTTGAAAAATTATCATAATAACTCATCTCTATATATGTTGTGCATGGTTGTCTTTTGTAAAAAGTTCTTTACAGTATAAATTCGTACAAATTAACTATTATGGCAATATATGATGAATTTGCTGGTAAAAAAGGTGatgaattcaaaaataaaatggttTTATTTCATTATAGAATTCGAACCAAggatcataattttttttaagaagtGATGAATCGCGATTTATggcgaaaaatattttttagtttatatattaaaattaattttatttgaaccAATTAATTCCTAGTATTTGT from Salvia splendens isolate huo1 chromosome 4, SspV2, whole genome shotgun sequence encodes the following:
- the LOC121800152 gene encoding ORM1-like protein 2 is translated as MMGKLYVQMTPPADLNRNTEWFTYPGVWTTYILILFFSWLVVLSVTNCTPGMAWTIVNVCHFLVTYHFFHWKKGTPFGDDQGIYNGLTWWEQIDNGKQLTRNRKFLTVVPVVLYLIASHTTDYQYPMLLFNTLAVLVLVVAKFPNMHKVRIFGINGDL
- the LOC121798843 gene encoding dof zinc finger protein DOF2.5-like, yielding MDSAQWTQEYGVARSMAEAAPNGCSKPATERKVRPQKDQAINCPRCHSTNTKFCYYNNYSLTQPRYFCKTCRRYWTEGGTLRNVPVGGGSRKNKRSSSSSSSSSSSHKLPDLNPPSISPFSSQNPKIHDDLNLGFQADYSHFLDLPKIEGTRDMSTTNTSSSTTTTPPPLSALNFFTNGVIAARGLNSLFPMATDDQNNAIFASGFPFQECKPQPLSFGVGSVPQESVNGSLMFTLGATRRNSSDQDQNQDKGHENSNGFWNGMLGGGSAW